A single region of the Fimbriimonadaceae bacterium genome encodes:
- a CDS encoding ABC transporter permease subunit produces MRVIWSLAATTIGEAIRRRVLLIILFIGVFLTMIAPALTVLSARQEMTVLKSFMLGMVQITGAVIAIVLTVYMIPNEVERRTIYTILSKPVQRWQFLVGKFMGAILALGLMMALMAVVVVILFIYRQSGITSESLALVKGIMMFYVQMCLLAAVGVFFSTFVSPIVNFFLTGGLFLVGSVFNPFMQTMTENKELPPVLLMLFKTLNVAIPNFANYNVQNPIINPGQVIQNEQHYFIAVTGYGLLYIGILLVGAILIFDRREV; encoded by the coding sequence GTGAGAGTTATCTGGTCTTTAGCCGCAACGACGATCGGTGAAGCGATCCGACGTCGAGTGCTGCTTATTATTCTGTTTATCGGTGTGTTCCTCACCATGATCGCTCCTGCGTTGACCGTCCTCTCGGCGCGGCAAGAGATGACCGTTCTCAAGTCGTTCATGCTCGGTATGGTACAGATCACCGGCGCCGTCATCGCGATTGTGCTTACGGTTTACATGATCCCGAACGAGGTGGAACGCCGAACGATCTATACGATTCTGTCTAAGCCCGTCCAACGCTGGCAATTCCTCGTTGGGAAGTTCATGGGCGCAATTCTCGCGCTTGGCCTGATGATGGCCCTGATGGCAGTGGTCGTTGTTATCCTGTTCATCTATCGTCAGAGTGGAATCACTTCCGAGTCGCTGGCATTGGTCAAGGGCATCATGATGTTCTATGTCCAGATGTGCCTCTTGGCCGCAGTGGGCGTCTTCTTCTCGACTTTCGTATCGCCGATTGTGAACTTCTTCCTTACTGGCGGCTTGTTCTTGGTTGGATCGGTCTTCAACCCGTTCATGCAGACGATGACCGAGAACAAGGAACTGCCCCCGGTTCTGCTGATGTTGTTTAAAACGTTGAACGTCGCAATTCCAAACTTTGCGAATTACAACGTTCAAAACCCGATCATCAACCCAGGCCAAGTCATTCAAAACGAACAGCACTACTTCATCGCGGTGACCGGATACGG
- a CDS encoding ABC transporter ATP-binding protein has translation MAAAIETINLTKSYRTRAGKINVVDNLNLEVEEGEIFGFLGPNGAGKTTTIKMLLGIIYPTTGEAFVLGKEIGDIDVHKLISYLPERPYYYEYMTGLELLRFYASLFGIHDIDLCKRLLEKVNLHKDMTKTISQYSKGMQQRVGLAQSLLNDPKLLFLDEPTGGLDPIAHKEIRDLILQFKGEGRTVFVSSHEMSEVERICDRVAIINHGRIERQGKLSDLLRGELVEITAEGVSVDWVGGLGLNGAKVLPFESDGVLIELNDTHDHNAVIDSIRTQKGKIVQVVRRRKYLEDLFVETVSSAAPGPGGKK, from the coding sequence TTGGCCGCTGCCATCGAAACGATCAACCTTACAAAATCTTATCGAACCCGAGCCGGAAAGATCAACGTCGTCGACAATCTCAACTTGGAGGTCGAGGAAGGAGAAATCTTTGGATTCCTTGGCCCGAACGGTGCGGGTAAAACGACTACGATCAAGATGCTGCTCGGCATCATTTATCCCACGACAGGAGAGGCCTTCGTTCTTGGAAAAGAGATCGGAGACATAGATGTCCACAAACTGATCAGCTACCTGCCCGAGCGCCCGTATTATTACGAATATATGACGGGCCTTGAGCTGCTGAGATTCTATGCCTCACTGTTCGGAATCCATGATATCGATCTTTGTAAGCGTCTCTTAGAAAAGGTCAACCTGCATAAGGATATGACCAAAACCATCTCGCAGTACTCGAAGGGTATGCAGCAACGCGTCGGTTTGGCGCAAAGCCTGCTCAACGACCCCAAGCTCCTCTTCTTGGATGAGCCCACCGGTGGTCTCGACCCTATCGCGCACAAAGAGATTCGTGACCTCATTCTCCAATTCAAGGGAGAGGGCCGCACTGTCTTTGTCTCGTCACACGAAATGAGCGAAGTTGAGCGCATCTGCGACCGTGTTGCCATCATTAACCACGGACGCATTGAGCGCCAAGGCAAACTCTCAGACCTTCTTCGAGGCGAACTCGTTGAGATCACCGCCGAAGGCGTAAGCGTCGATTGGGTTGGTGGCCTCGGATTAAACGGAGCAAAAGTTCTTCCGTTTGAATCGGACGGGGTCCTCATCGAATTGAACGACACTCACGATCACAACGCCGTCATCGACAGCATAAGAACCCAGAAGGGCAAAATCGTGCAGGTAGTCCGACGCCGCAAATACCTCGAAGACCTCTTCGTAGAAACGGTAAGCAGCGCAGCCCCTGGCCCTGGAGGGAAGAAGTGA